In Onthophagus taurus isolate NC chromosome 6, IU_Otau_3.0, whole genome shotgun sequence, a genomic segment contains:
- the LOC111419470 gene encoding odorant receptor 82a-like, giving the protein MQKIRRLSKDFTNDIKKDDGKRFILPARWLLHFCGFWPDTNSKLFIFYNNFILANVFIMEIFHVYYVLMNIIDIEGVAESAATVTTTLEALVRTYCMTYKKEIINDILYKTWKHFWPLNILPPKKVKEMKNLLYFGCSLTYGFFLMSFVSTSQITSLSFIRGDGLILKSKFPFNSDKDFIYETVYIWQYFLTWFVQVIVNAFDFLFIPLVLICACQYLVLQEVLRHLLDPEKSGVHRRKIFGKNWWKLSNNDVFLECIKQHHLLISISKKLESSFNLIILIQFFNSICAICLSTFVLQFGKVRGIKMPTYLTAHLLQLFYYCLVGNELTYNSGQLSKGIFECDWHLVYDLDFRRALILMMARSQRNEFLTAGNLTQLNFTSFLMVLRLSFSVNTFLKNFASTEN; this is encoded by the exons atgcaaaaaattaGACGCTTATCAAAAg attttacaaatgatattaaaaaagacgACGGGAAACGGTTTATTTTACCAGCTCGATGGTTGCTACATTTTTGTGGTTTTTGGCCAGATACAAATTCGAAGTTATtcatattttataacaattttattttggccaaTGTTTTCATCATGGAAATATTTcatgtttattatgttttaatgaatataataGACATTGAAGGGGTAGCAGAATCGGCTGCAACGGTTACAACAACATTAGAA GCTTTGGTAAGAACTTATTGCATGAcctataaaaaagaaataatcaacgatattttatacaaaacttgGAAACATTTTTGGCCCTTAAACATTTTACcaccaaaaaaagttaaagaaatgaaaaatttattatatttcggTTGTTCTTTAACTTACGGTTTTTTCTTGATGTCGTTCGTTTCAACAAGTCAAATAACAAGTCTTTCTTTCATTCGAGGAGACggcttaattttaaaatcaaaatttcctTTTAACTCGGACAAAGACTTCATTTACGAAACGGTTTATATTTGGCAATATTTCTTAACTTGGTTTGTTCAAGTTATCGTGAACGCTTTTGATTTCTTGTTTATCCcgttagttttaatttgtgCATGTCAATACTTGGTTTTACAAGAAGTTTTGCGGCATTTATTGGATCCGGAAAAATCGGGAGTACATCGACGGAAAATATTCGGAAAAAATTGGTGGAAATTAAGCAACAACGATGTTTTTTTAGAATGCATCAAACAACATCACTTATTGATTAGCATTTCTAAGAAATTGGaatcatcttttaatttaattatattaatacaatttttcaacAGTATATGTGCTATTTGTTTATCGACTTTTGTACTTCAATTCGGTAAAGTTCGAGGAATTAAAATGCCCACGTATTTAACTGCTCATCTTTTAcaactattttattattgtttagtCGGAAATGAGTTAACATATAAC aGCGGTCAGTTGTCTAAAGGAATCTTCGAATGTGATTGGCATTTGGTATATGACCTTGATTTTCGAAGAGCATTAATCCTGATGATGGCGAGGAGccaaagaaatgaatttttaaccGCTGGAAATCTCACACAATTAAACTTTACGAGTTTCTTAATG GTCTTAAGATTATCTTTCTCTGTTAACACTTTCTTAAAAAACTTTGCAAGCactgaaaattaa
- the LOC139430203 gene encoding uncharacterized protein: protein MEQLVKKRAVIKSQVTRFGSFVDEVQLGNKNIAELKTRLKRLEKLWDEFDNIQTEIEENEKVTNQCCQPGWQRCDEQSQSTERETFENKYFEVISHAEEITELNKSVNKTTIVDTYSQFWANLPSLNLPQFKGSYEEWLRFFELYKSLVHDNARLNKIQKFYYLQSCLKDDALRIINSLEISEANYDVAIELLRERYANKKVLIRNHVKNIFELQPLTRESHVNLRKLIDNFLKDFRSLQTLGEPVQHWDTLLIHIVSIKLDKQTQREWETHSKNITTPKLDKFVKVLKEKCQLLESLDGKLANKFNERTNEKVSMHITSNNEKNSLFVLHFLQKQ, encoded by the exons ATGGAACAATTAGTAAAGAAGCGCGCCGTAATAAAATCACAAGTTACACGATTCGGTTCCTTCGTAGACGAAGTACAATTGGGTAATAAAAACATCGCGGAATTAAAAACACGATTAAAAcgattagaaaaattatggGACGAATTTGATAACATACAAACGGAAATCGAAGAAAACGAAAAGGTGACGAACCAGTGTTGCCAACC AGGTTGGCAACGCTGTGACGAACAAAGTCAATCAACGGAACGCGAAacgtttgaaaataaatattttgaggttatttctCACGCTGAAGAAATTAccgaattaaataaatcagtcAACAAGACAACAATCGTCGATACTTATTCACAATTTTGGGCTAATTTACCATCTTTGAATCTTCCTCAATTTAAAGGATCATACGAAGAATGGTTGAGATTTTTCGAATTGTACAAATCGCTCGTACATGACAATGCaaggttaaataaaattcagaaattttattatttacaatctTGCTTGAAAGATGACGCTTTACGAATTATAAATTCACTCGAAATATCAGAAGCAAATTATGACGTAGCTATTGAGCTATTACGCGAAAGATATGCAAATAAAAAGGTTTTGATACGGAATCAcgtaaaaaacatttttgagcTACAACCACTGACCCGAGAGTCGCACgttaatttaagaaaacttatcgacaattttctaaaagattttcgTTCTTTACAAACATTAGGTGAGCCAGTACAACATTGGGATACACTTTTAATACATATTGTGTCAATAAAATTAGATAAGCAAACACAACGGGAATGGGAAACTCATTCAAAAAACATTACCACGCCGAAATTGgataaatttgtaaaagttttaaaagaaaaatgccaACTTCTTGAATCATTAGACGGTAAACTTGCAAATAAATTCAATGAACGTACAAATGAAAAGGTATCAATGCATATTACTTCAAATAACGAAAAAAACAGCCTTTTTGTCTTGCACTTTTTGCAAAAACAATGA
- the LOC139430204 gene encoding uncharacterized protein, with product MIILRHNTILHDKNFHLRQRQATNIKAHVSRSEISKIDHDTKQSRWSDDEQENDEKPPITMTSQSYIPKTRQIILPTAIINVYNKHGEFVKCRALLDSGSQSNFCTKFLFDKLQLTGKDIAAPVSGISQSICNITCKTEAIIKSADCSYQNKLEFLVIDNITGSLPQASFDTSNFRIPSDLKLADPSYNETNEIDVLLGCEIFYDLMKPDQLKLGKHGPILQNTKLGWIVAGPMLGKIKQKNETRCFLATDNLHKQIERFWEIENIEIANSKLSKEEMECELNFREEFESDETGQFTVKLPLRDNHISLGDSFDIAKNRLISLERKLAKNSNLRQEYNNFLKEYEDLGHMTLTSFDKCDNDIVIYLPHHAVIKQTSSTTKVRVVFDASAKTTSGLSLNDVLKVDPKIQSDLFDIVVRMRMHPIVITADAEKMYRVILIHKTQRDFQRILWRYDPNDEIKPYRLNTVTYGTSSASFLATRILHQVGLNCRNSNAVASNIILRDFYMDDLITGSDDWQEALKIKDELTSILAKSGFKLRKWQSNDSRVLHNENNRLDKFQINDGIETRALGIVWHPREDTLHYSTDFEIKNDKITKRVILSQVARIFDPLGLINPCIMKAKLILQELWQLQSDWDDEIPDCLKQKWSNFIKSIKMISKIAIPRPVIVAKVVSITLHGFSDASQVAYGACIYVCSSNDNGEKSSHLICSKSY from the coding sequence ATGATCATTTTACGTCATAATACTATTTTACAtgacaaaaattttcatttacgtCAAAGACAAGCTACTAATATTAAAGCACACGTTAGTCGAagcgaaatatcaaaaattgatcACGATACCAAACAAAGTCGTTGGAGCGACGACGAACAAGAAAACGATGAGAAACCGCCAATCACTATGACATCACAAAGTTATATTCCTAAAACAAGACAAATAATTTTGCCAACTgctattattaatgtttacaATAAGCACGGAGAATTCGTTAAATGTCGTGCGTTGCTGGATTCGGGCAGTCAATCAAATTTTTGCACCAAATTTCTGTTCGATAAATTGCAGTTAACGGGAAAAGATATAGCTGCACCTGTTTCCGGTATTAGCCAAAGCATTTGCAACATAACTTGTAAAACAGAGGCAATTATTAAATCAGCAGACTGTTCCTATCAAAACAAATTGGAATTTCTTGTTATCGACAACATTACTGGTAGCTTACCACAAGCTTCGTTCGATACATCGAATTTTAGAATTCCTAGTGATTTAAAATTAGCTGATCCCAGTTACAACGAAACAAACgaaattgatgttttattgGGATGCGAAATATTTTACGACTTAATGAAACCAGATCAGCTAAAGTTGGGAAAGCACGGTCCTATATTACAAAATACAAAGTTAGGTTGGATAGTTGCCGGACCCATGttaggaaaaataaaacagaaaaacgaAACAAGATGTTTTTTGGCAACCGACAATTTACACAAGCAGATCGAACGTTTTTgggaaattgaaaatattgaaattgcaAACTCTAAATTGTCAAAAGAGGAAATGGAATGTGAATTGAATTTTCGCGAAGAGTTTGAAAGTGACGAAACCGGACAATTTACAGTTAAATTGCCTTTACGAGATAATCACATATCATTAGGAGATTCTTTTGATATAGCAAAAAACAGACTAATTTCGCTAGAAAGAAAACtagcaaaaaattcaaatttacgGCAGGAgtataataatttcttaaaagaaTATGAGGATTTAGGCCACATGACTCTTACTTCTTTCGATAAGTGTGATAATGacattgtaatttatttgCCTCACCATGCTGTGATAAAACAAACGAGTAGCACTACTAAAGTAAGAGTGGTATTTGATGCTTCAGCGAAGACGACATCAGGCTTAAGTTTGAATGACGTTTTAAAGGTTGACCCAAAAATCCAGAGTGATTTGTTCGATATAGTTGTTAGAATGAGAATGCACCCGATAGTGATAACCGCAGACGCAGAAAAGATGTACAGAGTGATCCTTATTCATAAAACACAAagagattttcaaagaatATTATGGCGATACGACcctaatgatgaaataaaaccGTATCGTTTGAACACAGTTACTTACGGCACATCTAGTGCATCATTTTTAGCAACACGTATTTTACATCAGGTTGGCTTGAATTGTAGAAATTCTAACGCAGTAGCTTCTAACATCATATTACGAGATTTTTACATGGATGATTTGATAACTGGTTCTGATGATTGGCAAGAAgcattgaaaattaaagatgaactTACTAGTATATTGGCGAAATCGGgctttaaattaagaaaatggcAATCGAACGATAGCAGGGTTCTACACAATGAGAACAACCGGCTAGACAAATTTCAGATTAACGACGGAATTGAGACGAGAGCGTTGGGAATTGTTTGGCATCCACGAGAAGACACTTTACATTACAGTAccgattttgaaattaaaaatgacaaaattacCAAACGGGTTATATTATCACAGGTGGCGCGAATATTCGATCCTTTGGGTCTCATTAATCCATGTATTATGAAAGCTAAGttaattttacaagaattGTGGCAATTACAAAGCGATTGGGATGATGAAATTCCGGactgtttaaaacaaaaatggtcaaattttattaaaagcatCAAAATGATAAGCAAAATAGCAATACCAAGACCGGTTATTGTAGCAAAGGTAGTGTCAATTACATTACATGGATTTTCCGATGCTTCGCAGGTCGCTTATGGTGCATGCATTTACGTTTGTTCGAGCAATGATAATGGCGAAAAATCATCTCATTTGATTTGTTCAAAATCCTATTAA